The genomic region ttggtaaatttctggaacaactgcaattcatgtagctcattatattctaacagcatttttatttatttttttagttaatatgttcatttcatgtagacttttattttactttattttatttattcattttcatgtactgtaccttacattcattggccaatgaagaattccttgtcattgcaagcatttataataattctccaggcttttgatgttttacatttctagtcatgtaaaatagtgttaggttaggtgtcgaatgaacactgcatgttgacgccaaaggaaatagtattttttagttattcaaaatgtacaaattaacacacaacaacaatatacaagttatacaaactacaacaacaagtgtcagacatggactaattatatgccaggtaaaaaacctttgtattgtcctcgaggatctgggaaagtgtcacttatttgccacaagtcaccaaggtgctggagtctgggatccaggtacaggaaatcatggtggtgctgatgtgtcagcaatgtgtcaaaaagtatttcttggtgtcagtctatcagctggacttggatatcttcatgttcctccatggtcatttcctgtacgatcgagtctctgcaagaaggtaacaattgtatgtcagatgaggtaccaaacaattaactgaaagtcactgagccaatgaagtacattattatatgagcaagactatttgtgaaagccatgtaaattcctgcacatcgaagtacaaggaagctgttgtatcttcaatcaaaactaattaagttgcttagtgatatttattaggtaaaattgttcaacatggtgacaaatcgatatctgagtaaagggtttcaaatgtttttgtaagcagcacttttctgagtggttagtagcaacaagacacggggggaattacgagtctgagttgcagatgtgtagttcagttaacaccattatttttgtacgatatactaaacatatcagcaaacgatgtaatctaaataccacatattccaagcaaaggtatgttttgagccattcacatgcatgctcgaatggaattatttttccatgatgacataattgtacgttacgagacaccgcgttcacttccgcgttctcttcctcgtcgtctctctcgccccctcctcgccctctttgagatggtccacatgtctataaaacatataacataactgtgtgttctctgttgcatagtttagttgcactaacaaatatgaacatagatagccattatcattagctgacgtacagtatttcctaacaatgccgacaaaaatattaattctgaaattaaatgactaaatcacaaatattagggatctgtacagtatgtctaacaaatgcaattcacttacgtcatcactcgagggaataccagaagttgtttgcgttctgttccggtgaaattggtggtaggctgttgaagtagggtctctctgggacgccgtagttcgtgtgcttaaaatcattgcattatcttgtttgaccgatagatggcggtcgtgagctacacactggggctttaagtatccctttaaaattttGTCTTgtcaggttttattttattacagtgCTTCTCCTTCTGCATTGCACCACGAGTTACACTTTTCCAGAACACTGTGACACACAAACTCCCATCTGCAATTAGCATCCATAAGTCAAACATCATTTAAGTAACATCATTCAAGGGATACGGTTCAATATACAGTTTTAAACCTGCAGTACTAAAGTTAAAAATGGGGTTCCGTGCGTGTATCATTATTGTTTCTTTCCTTCAGTTTGTCCTTCCATTCCTTCTTCCTTCCATCTATTCTTCCAACCTTCAATACTATCTTTATTTTCGTCTCTTGTTTTGTCATTCTTTCCATTTCTATTTCTTCCTTTCATCCTGGCTTATTTCATTCCATCATTCCTTCTGGTTTCCATCTTTCTTCCTTTCAATTCCCTTATTTAGCCCTTCCTCGCTCCCTTCCTTTCGTACAATCTCGTTTCCCTAATTTTGTTTCATACCATCATTTTGctccttcatttatttattttttccagttttCATTCCATACTCCAGCTGTCCCTCAATTTCGTAGTTTATatcctttaataataataataataataataataataataataataataataataataataataataataataacgacgacgaggacgacaataataataataataataataataatcccttTTCTTAACCGGTTGCTCCTTACTCAcatgggtcgcgggggtgctggagcctatcccagctggcttcgggcagtaggcggtacaccctgaactggttgccagccaactgcagaaaataataataataataataataataataataataataataataataataatgtgaattCTAATGTGTTTTCTTGCCTTTGGCCCATCTGGTGTAATGTTTCCCCCCCCTTATATATTGTACTACTAAAAGTAACTACATCGCTTGAGAATGCACGTTCACGGTTGcagaaaatgaacattttacaaGCACTGCCTTTACCGTAATTGCGGCAAAACGGACGCTGCCCTAAATTGACTTGCGTACATACTAACAGCAATATGCTTGACGTTTGGGACTACCGGGAAGTGGCGTGTCGACATGCTTTTGTGCCCGTGAAAGTCCGTCTGAGGGCGTCGAAAGCGGCTTATAATTGATGCGGAAGGTGTTTAGCGTTGTTGACGGTGTCCGGGAAATGAAGGCGTTAACGTTCGGCTTGACATTTGTTCGACAGTAAGTGCAGCAGCAGCTCACATTGAGCACAGACACGTACATGGGCGTACAGAAAACGGTGACATGACAGGCGTACCATCCCCAGTTAACGTTAGCAATGAATGTATTGAATGCTCTTTGATTGTTGAGAGACGCTGCAGTATATGAGCATGACCGGCAGAGTGCACAATAAGTGACAGTCCGAACTCGATATCGCAGTATCCACTTCCCCCCTAAATAGATCCCTTGTGGTTTACACAGGTGGAAGCGCTTAGTTTAAATAACACATTGCTATAAACAGAATGTACGTCGTCCACTTCAAATCAAAACCTCAATTCAAACCTCAGTATGTTCTTCTGAAGTGCCGTTCCTACGGCAACCAACGGAACCTATTTTGACGTAAATTGGAACGCGCTGTCGTCCATGACTACCGACGCTaatgggctccaggtggaggagtggaaccgtcactttccttcggtgccggttggcgtggatGAAATACACTTCTAGGTCATGAATAATAACAATCACGTGAAACTGACGATCTGTTTACTTGTAGTGCGGATTGCATGTCTTGACTTTTCTCACCCATTTACCGTAATTTATAATTGCATTTATACTTAAAATTAagaatgttcgataccacttgtTTTCCAGACTGATACGACACCAGAAAtaattttgatacataaaataaaaagataaaaataaaaaatgatcgaTTATTTTAAAGCAAGACCTATATATCACAATGTAGCTCAATTGTTGCTtataattgcatgaaattaataccCCCCACTCCCCATTCCTAATTTCTAGTTCATGATTGTAAAACCTCCCCGATACTGCTATCAGGTGCCATCGTGAGCACCAATACTTTGAAATAAAGCCAGGTATTGGCCTGGCCTGATACGATCATTATCAGGACTCAGCCATCCCTACTTAGAATGTTACAAACTGCCAAGGGACAGCAGTTGGAATATAGCCGACAGTTATAATCTGCGGTACTGTATTTACAGTAGGCTGGGGCCCTACATGTTTTAATATGGACTGTCCCTTTTTATCGACATCAATTGAATGACAAACGTCAAGTGGCTTGTTGGTAACTGAGCGGTACTTCTTGTGCTGAAATGTCTAAAGAtggcgcaaaaaaaaatcaggaaattTGTGTTGGGGTGTTTCTTTGTCGTTCGCAGCAAACCTTCCCTTTTATATGGTGCCATATTTGTAAGGAACATGAACTTGTGAGATGAGCAGCAGAGCTGAGTTTATGGTCAGGTCATAAACTAGCTTTACAATGGCATATGATTTGTTGCCAGGAAGCAGTGATTGCAACAAAGAGATAATTTATTACATACAAATTTACTGTACTTACACTTTGTTCTATATTAGCTCattgccgtttttttgtaacCTTGAAATCTTTTGTTAATATTTGTTTGCTGCTGACAGTGCACAGAAATttggaaacaaaaaatatggaatctcaATGTGGCATTTGAAAGGCAGTCTATTTACGGTACTTGAAATCTGTCTTTCCTTCAGTGGAGAAACCCAGTTCAATAAAGAGGGCCTGCTACAAGGTAAGGAatgatttttaataaaaataaaaatgagaagatgCCATTTTTCCCCTGTGACTTAATGGTGTTGCGTGTGTCTTGAATCCAGGCCAGGCCATCGACTGTCCTCTGTCTGAGGTGGGGCTGCAGCAGGCCGAGGCTGCAGGTCGCTACTTGAAGGATGTCAAGTTCTCCAACCTGTTTGTCAGTGACATGCTGCGAGCCCGACAGGTTGGATGCATTCCATTCACAATATCGCTGTTAATGCCATCCAACGGAAAAcccccaaaagaaaaaaaaaaagtttagtttcTGATGAATTAATGAGCTTTGCTGTCACCTTACGAATAAAACATATTTGCTttgactttatgaatgaatgaaattcaTGACATGAAATTTTGAATTGTATGACTTCAGTCAGTGGTGTTCCACCTAAAAAGTTCAAGTGTATCACTCAAAGAGAACCATTGTTCACgttaaatgttgttgttccttTGCAGACTGCCGAGACCATTGTGAAACACAACCGTAGTTGTGCTGGTCTCCAGTTGGTGTGTGACCCTCTACTGAAGGAGAAAGTCAGTCAAACCAATGCGAtttctcaatttttttgtgCCCCTATTTTTCAATAATCAAAtaaaccattttgttttgttttttccccccctcagagCTTTGGGACAGCAGAGGGGAAGCCATTGCAGGACATGAAAGATATGGCCAAAGCTGCTGGTCAGTCTTTAGCGCTCTTTACGCCTCCTCAAGGAGAGACGCAAGAGCAGGTAAGGCTCTTAACGGAAGATccgaaaagaaataaagaagacAATACAGAAGAATATGGATTCACCAAAGATTTCTCATCAACTTCTGCAGCATAACTCGTCTTGCCTTTTTTGGTGGTTTACAAATATTCCTTTATGCAACACAATGCGGGCCAATATTTGGCATAGCTAGGGATGTTCTAGTACTCAATTCTTgaatagtcaccgataccaatacaatgtttcaatgccaGTAATACTTTTGATGGATAAAATTTTCCTCCCAAACAATGACAGTTTCAAAGAAAGACTAACTACGAACATCCCAGTATAACTTGTGTccttaaagctgctctatgcAGGAACTTCAAATCGTTAGTGCCACGTGTGGCCgagaaatgaaactgcacactcatTTCTTCATGTACACACTGCACACATGACATCACGTCGAACAGACAAGAGGGTGGAAGATTCAAActcgaatccagtctgaaaactactgTCCAGAGGTTTGCAGGAGTACCCGTAttttcataaatggtcaaaaaaaaggctattgtaaagatatctTGAGTCAAATTGCTACATTCTAttctttatttgatttttttatttctgattgtaaaactgccacaagagggcaagcACCTTGAAACAAGACCTGGTATCGGCTAATAATCgggtggtatcggtacttgcccattCCTAATCATCATAATTGTTTGATATTTGAATTTTGTTCCCTTGCGACATGATTTATTTGtcctttgtcaatttttttttaatgtggacaAACATACATTGCCTTCCTAGTGAGAATATATTTAGTATCATTCATAGATAATTATAGTTATGATGGGTTCTAAGAGattgtagaaaaaatacttttagtaGTTACTGTATTTTTCACTGTATTTCTACATTTTACACAGCGTCCCAATTTGGagggtgttgtttttgttttgttttttttgtaattttattctCCTACATCCTATATCACAATCAGGATATTTTATTAATCCCTTAAAAATTCACAAGAATAAGTAACATTACATTTTATACAAGACGAAACGATCTTTCTTCCATCATAGTTTTCTTTCTTATGTTATTTTCGGCATTTTATATCTCAGGATCATCTTTAACGGTCAATATTTTAATAGTTGATGATATTGTAGCCTTTGTCTAGCCCTCTAATATTTGTAGTGAGTTTACCAGAAGATAAATCCAAAGCCAATTAAATTGCTTCATAggttcaatatttacatttttgagcCTTTTCAGAACTTCTacatttttccccttttttttatgtaattataACTGCTCATTACACCAATATAGAAGCAATATCAATCACGAACATGAAATCTGTTGGCAAAACTCTAACTTGTAATCCTTGCGAAAAGATGATGGACTCAAAATgtgccactagagggcagcaCATATCAGGACAAAGAGTGAGCGCTTGTGCAGGTTGTGCCTATTACTGTACAGCAAAGAGGGAATTTGCATCCACATGCTTGAATGACATTATGATCAAAGTGCATCCCCTTTACTGTCAAGTGTGGCTCGGATTCAAAAGTCACCACTTGCTTCTATTTTTGTTGCAGCATGCGCGTTTAAGAGGTTCTATTTCAGAAACAGGTTGTCGCTATATTCATCTATTAGTTTCTGGAGTTGAATGAGCTCCATCGCAGCATGGGACGagcacatgatgatgatgatgatgatgatgatgatgatgatgaggatggcgGCCAAAGATAGATTTGAGGATCATAATCAGCTCCTGGCAGCTCGTCCGTTGCAAGTTGTTGCATCATGATTCCAATACACTTGCGCAAACTTCACTTTTGCATGCCACATCATCTTGGATCTCGCCTTAAGTATGACACGTGTGTCTATCACAGATGTTTGACAACTTGATGTTCACTGTGTCCAGGTGAAACGGCGCGTCGTCGAGTTTTGGCTCAAAATGGTCCAACAGGTCGGGTGCGAACACTGGCCCAGCAGCGCCGATGACAAGCGCTCTCCGGCGCCTCGCCAGGAGGCGGACGACCTCCCCGTCCACGCCCTGGTGGTCTCCCACGGGGCCTTCTTGTGCGTGACCATGCGATACCTCGTGGACGATTTGCACTGCCCCGTACCCGAGGGCTGCAGCAGAGCACGCATGTTCTCTTTGAGTCCCAACGCGGGCGCGAGTCGCTTTGTGCTCACCTTGACGAAAGAGGACGACGCTTTCAAAGTGTCTCGCATGCAATGCTTGTTTGTCAACAAGGGAGATCATGTACAAATATAGCCAGTGGATGCCATTGCAAATAGCGGAGATGTGATAGAAAGGTGACGTGAACACTACAGACTGAAAGGAAATGCCGatatggaaggaaaaaaaaaaaagccatgaaaGTATATTACAAAGTAAAAAGTCCTGATTTTAACAAatgtcttaaaatcccacaaaTTCTTTTGAAGTTAATAACCTAAAGgatagaagataatcaccatTTATTTTCTCTTAGTAATAGGCCTagttagttttggatttttaagTGTGGCACAGATTAGTCAACAATGTGCATTTCAGGCAAGTTTTCTCTCATTCACATCCTCCAAACGGTACACAGAACAGAATTGCCCATAATGTTAAGCTGAAGAGTAAAAGCCAACCTGATTGATTTGATAGACTTGAGCTTGGTTTGATGCTTTGTCCACCTTCAGGTAACCTTTTTATAGAAATCACAGGGGGTTGAGGTGGCATTAGACCTCTGTGCAAACCCCCCACCATACGGGTGTCACTCCACAAATAGAACTGCGCCATATTGCAGCACAATTGTCTGTTGCCACCATCTGctggtaaaaaatatataacagcTCGTAGAAGATTATTTGCACAGCGTATAACTAgctaaaatgtttaaatattaaaCATCTACAACGGTCTCTTTTCcctgacatatatatatatatatatatatattttcttgggCTGAAAGAAGATTTAATAACATTGTGTAGAAAATGAAGACGGGATAAAATGTAAGAGTTGGTTTTAAAATAATATGCAGcgcttatttgtttttttacaatttatataataataataataattgtccctaggtgtgcttgtgtgcgtggatgtgtgttcgtctccgtgtgccctgcgattggctggcaaccagttcagggtgtcccccgcctactgcccaaagccagttgagataggcgccagcaccccccgcgacccttgtgaggaataagcggtcaagaaaatggatggatggatatattggggggttgctttttaaaaaaaaaaactgagatcaAAATGGAGGCTTACTGGGATGCAATTGGACTATTTAATGTACACGTTTATATTTataacgaaaaaataaaattaatgacaTTACAACTGAAAAATAGCACGGATTAATTTTACATATGTACCTTATTTTTAATATGATCTATATTGCCGTTATCCATCATTTCCTTTTTTAGATAActttcaaattaattgacaatgattcttaaaatgtgaaatataacATATATTTTACTAATGGATGTAGCAACTATTGGCTCATTACAAATGAACTGGGCACCTGTGATGCCATATACAGTAACACCAATCACAAATGTGAAGGAAATGACATGGTAGAAGATATTTCAAACAGAATGTTAGAATCCTCTTTGTATTTCACCTCAAATAATTTAACGTCAAAACAGGTATTAGGCTGGGTCATAGATTTTGACTAAAAGATGTCTAACattcacgttttttttaacacattatgGAAAAAAACGTTCATGAAAGAAGCCAGGGATGAGTATAAAAGAGATGGTTAACGGgttcataaatatttttaatgtaatgtgTAACTGCAAGTGCGAGGAACTGTCACTACATtaactgtgtttgtgtgtgtgtgcatgagcACATGCTCATGATGATATTAATCAGTATAAAAATGGATGTTGATTGTTGACCAAGTCTTTCCGAGTTTTTGGTTCGCGGATGCCCTGAGATAACCCCCTGGATAAAAGTCTAGCGCTGTCGCCGAATGAAGACAGCGTCTTCATCTCCATCACCAAACGCCCGCCCACTTCTTCATTGGGCAACTTGACTGTGTGCTTCTGCTGACTTCTGGGGAAATGAAACGAGTgactagtttttgttttgtttttttcttcttttttttgggtgccAATTAACAAAGCAAATTACTTAATTCCAGCTCTACCTCCGAATATACAGATAGAATTACATTATGACAATACAGCACAAAGCGTGCATGTGCTTTTGTATTATACAATTGGAatgttttatatgtatatatatatatatatatatatatatatatatatatatatatatatatatatatatataatgtggatGAGGTTGTGCAAGAACTACACTGAGCCCTCAATCTCAGAGTCCAAATACTTTTTGTCAGTATAGAATATTACCATAAACGTGTTCAAACAATTACCTGCTTGACTATTGCAACTCTTACTAGAAATAGACCCATAAACccttgaaaagttttttttttttattttttttttattcatccacataaaaacaacacatgacatatataaataaaaacacttggtAATAAAAAGGAGTCCTTTTccataattcaataaataaatatctttgTCATTAGTATGACTTGGTGTCCGGCACCTGACATGATTGGCTGCTAACACATTGGCCAATACTGATGAATTAAACGGGATGTGTTACAAAAATCAACACATTTATACATAGCCACAACTCAGATTATGCATTTCCCATATTGACACCATCTTACAGTAATGGCATaatttcattatatatatatatatatcttatttatttatgtttgtccTAAACATCTCCTTAGGGTGCACCTCTGTTATAATCTATATTTGGTTCAGGTTATTGTGTTTTCTGGGGGGGAGGAGCCTGAGCCATTATTTTAGGAGGGTGACCACTAGTGACGATATACAAAGCAAACATTGCCACATGTTGCCCAAGGGTTAAAGTTGAACTGACAAGAAAAGGTGAAAGGACAGCTGTGCTCTGAACCAAACCTGCCTCATGACGCCATCCAATATTTCCAAatgatcatcatcatttcaGACTAGATTTGGCAAAATTGGATGTCTCGGACCAGGAAATGCTTCATTGTTCCGATGACAATTGACTACATTGCAAAGGCATGACAGTGGGTTGTGTAATCATAAAATTTGGTGACACCCGACTCAAATGATTTGTGACGATACCCCCTACTTGTCCATCATTGACTGCAGTTGATTATTacttggcctatctgtgctgcaggaaATTTGGTGCGCTTGCTAGttgacttgtggctgttgtgcTGGTACGTTATGTGATTTCATTATTATTGGAATTCCCTCGTACtgtaaagaacaaaaaaagaaaaagaaaaaaaaagtgttcggaCGAATATATGCAATATGAATTTAACGGAcggtatggtgttccacagggttctatcctagggcctctgctgttttcattgtatctgctgccctgAAGAAAACAGCGGTGCTTTGAAAGTGGTCTATAAATatcgagttgagttgagtgattgGAGTCAGTGTCCtcactgcatgatttgcaatgccaattCAGCAATTCTAGTCTAACACAACTAGCTTGCTAGCAAAACTAGAGGACCCCTTCCTTAAGCTGCATAGAGATGATGAATACAAGAACATAACACTGTCTGAATTGAAGGTGAAGCAAGCCAGATGTGATGAAAAGGCTCCTTTCCCTTATTTTATTCACCAGTGAAACCTATACATGTATCTTGAATTTGGGGGGTAGGGGGAATCATTTTATTATCcaataaagaagggttcggTGATTGCGCATAGGAAACTTGtagggttcagtacctccaccAACGTTATAAAACAGGGACctacatttttgcaaaaaaaacaaaaaaaaattgccttgaaAACTAAGTTCTTACTCACGAGACCTCAATTTGGTGAGCATCAACGGATTCGCTTCAAAACACATATTTCAAAAGGAGCAGCCAACAAAGGGCGTTACATAGGAGTATAGATCATCTTAAATAAGCAGACTTCAGTGTCAACATAAACATCACTTGctatttttcactttaaagtGTTTCACTTCTTTTTACAAGAAGAATTTAGATGCATGGTGTGCATCTTCgtcatttgtacatttttctatTAACAGCATTGATAAAAACCTGATTATAGAATCAGCGAAGATTTTATGTCATTATCTCCtaagaaaaaagtttttttatcttttttttttttttttttttaaagttgttttctttttttacctaTAGATGTTCCAGTTCTTTAACcttcaaacacatttttcccAAGTTGAAGTCAGTCTTGTTCTGCTCGGTTCGTTTTGACCGGACTTACTGGCCCGTTTGCATGCAAGACCTTTAAGGGGTCGTCGTCACTGGAGTTGATGGTCTCTTTTGACACAGCGCCTGTCTGGTCCGGTTCCGGCTGGCCGTGTTCCGGATCTTTGGGGTCATTGACGGAATGCGAGGGATGCGACTCGGACCTCAACGGGTCGGACGGATTCACCTCCTCGCTCCTCCTCTGTCTCCTCACCAAGGGGGCCAGGAAGCGGTTGAGCGAGATGGAGGACAGCCTCGAT from Festucalex cinctus isolate MCC-2025b chromosome 3, RoL_Fcin_1.0, whole genome shotgun sequence harbors:
- the tigara gene encoding putative fructose-2,6-bisphosphatase TIGAR A isoform X1; the encoded protein is MRKVFSVVDGVREMKALTFGLTFVRHGETQFNKEGLLQGQAIDCPLSEVGLQQAEAAGRYLKDVKFSNLFVSDMLRARQTAETIVKHNRSCAGLQLVCDPLLKEKSFGTAEGKPLQDMKDMAKAAGQSLALFTPPQGETQEQVKRRVVEFWLKMVQQVGCEHWPSSADDKRSPAPRQEADDLPVHALVVSHGAFLCVTMRYLVDDLHCPVPEGCSRARMFSLSPNAGASRFVLTLTKEDDAFKVSRMQCLFVNKGDHVQI
- the tigara gene encoding putative fructose-2,6-bisphosphatase TIGAR A isoform X2, whose amino-acid sequence is MGSRWRSGTVTFLRCRLAWMKYTSSGETQFNKEGLLQGQAIDCPLSEVGLQQAEAAGRYLKDVKFSNLFVSDMLRARQTAETIVKHNRSCAGLQLVCDPLLKEKSFGTAEGKPLQDMKDMAKAAGQSLALFTPPQGETQEQVKRRVVEFWLKMVQQVGCEHWPSSADDKRSPAPRQEADDLPVHALVVSHGAFLCVTMRYLVDDLHCPVPEGCSRARMFSLSPNAGASRFVLTLTKEDDAFKVSRMQCLFVNKGDHVQI
- the tigara gene encoding putative fructose-2,6-bisphosphatase TIGAR A isoform X3 translates to MRGETQFNKEGLLQGQAIDCPLSEVGLQQAEAAGRYLKDVKFSNLFVSDMLRARQTAETIVKHNRSCAGLQLVCDPLLKEKSFGTAEGKPLQDMKDMAKAAGQSLALFTPPQGETQEQVKRRVVEFWLKMVQQVGCEHWPSSADDKRSPAPRQEADDLPVHALVVSHGAFLCVTMRYLVDDLHCPVPEGCSRARMFSLSPNAGASRFVLTLTKEDDAFKVSRMQCLFVNKGDHVQI